TCTAAAGCAAACAGGGGCCGGAGAAGTATTTAGCAGAACCAATAACGGTGGAATACTCAAATGGATCAATACATTGGGTTCCACGTCGATTGCAAATAACTCTGAAATGATCCAAAAGTATCATCGACGAAATCTGACCAAACAACTCGTCGAACAACTGAACAAAATTTAAACCTGATTCCGAATGCTAGAAGGTTCCCGAATACTGATGTTGCTTGATGCTCCTTATCCTAAGGACATTCGATTAGAAAAAGAAATATCTGCGCTGATAGATGCGGGTGCAAACGTAACACTTGTTTGCTACCGCAAAGAAGGTGAGCCGCGTCGTGAAAAAGTAGATGGCTGCAATGTTGTGAGAACAGCCGAGGTAATTACAAATTCAAAGAAAGGCTGGGTGGATATTTGGAATTCCATCAGTTTTATCAACCGACCTATTAAAAAGGTTTTGGATTCTCTTGAAGTTGAATTCGACGTTGTACATGGTCACGACTTACCAATAGTTAATACGGCATTGCAGTTTGCTCGAGAAAGAGGTATTAAGTGCGTGTTTGACGTGCATGAGAACTACCCTGAAGCATTAAAGGTTTGGTTCGGCTGGCGCCGCAACCACTTAATCAGGCTCAAGAATCAAATGTTTTTCAATTATTCTCGCTGGATTGAGCGCGAGCGTGAAATGGTTCAAGCTTGCGATGCGGTTATTGCCGTAGTAGATGAAATGAAAACTCGTTTATGCGAGATACACGATATTTCAACTGATAAGGTGACCGTGGTATCGAACACTGAGCCGAAGGACCGGTTTGATACAATTGGTAAAACGGATAATTCAGATTTGAATAGGGTGGTTTATGTGGGTGGTATCGGCCCTCATCGAGGACTCGATACGGCCATCAAGGCCATGCCTGAAATGCTCAAGTACAGCGATGATTTTCGATTGCAGATTGTGGGAGCTGGAAATAGTGATACGATTGGTTTTCTGAAGCAATTGGTTGCAGAAAGGAAGTTAGAAAATTACGTCGAGTTCACGGGTCACGTCCCACTGGAGAAGGCTCTGGGATATATGCGCGGAGCATATCTTAATATTATTCCCCACCATGCTAATGAGCATACGAACAACACTATCCCCCACAAGCTTTTTCAAATAATGAACTCTGGATTCCCTTTGATGGTTTCATCTTGTTTGCCGCTAAAGAGAATTGTTGAGGATCATAAGGCAGGCTTAGTCTTCGAGGCAGGAGATAGCACGAGTTTTGCTGAGCAAATGGCTTGGTCTTTAAAAAATCAAGAACAAATAGCCCGGTTTACCATCAATGCCCGCGACGCCGTTCAAAACAAAGGGCTCAATTGGGAAAATGACGCGGGAAGACTTGTTGCACTTTATTCAAGATTAATTGGGAGGTCCAGCTAAAGTTCTTGAACGATTTTCTTTATTCCTCCTTTGCTGAAGAGCAGTTTCCATAGTTTTGTTAATCGATTTCTTTCGCTGGTGGAAGTTCCGAAACGGTATAGTAAGAGAAGGTAGGCCGCTATGATCAGGCTTTTCAAGAAAATACGAATGAGAAGATCCAAGTCATTAAGCGGTATAGAAAGCGCAATGAACGCAGCGCAACTCAGAATAATCAAGGCAATTCTCATTAGTTCATAATTGATGGGCATCAACCGTTTGGCCCAACGGTATGAAGCTATAGTCATTATGCAATAGCTCAACCCCGTAGCAGCAACTGCTCCGTACATTCCGTAGTCAGCAACTAGCAGGAAGTTTAAGCCAATATTTGCGAAAACCCCGAGCAAAGTGACCTGAGCGTGGTATCTCGTTTTTTTGGTTAGCAAAAAAATATAAGCGAGATAATTATTTAAGGCCTTGAAAATAAACAGAAATGCAATGAAAGGGACTAAGATGGCTGCAAGCCAATAGGCCTTTTCTCCACTGCTAAATACCTTTGTGAGCTCGAAACCAAAAACAGAAACGACCAAAGTGAGGATAACAATAAGTGCCACATAGATGCTCAAGGTTTTGCTAAAGAAAGGCTTGAAATCGGGATGGCTTAGCTTTTTAAATGCAATAGGAAGGAAGGCGATAGAAAAGCTGGCGATGATTAAGAGATTTGATAAGCTACCGATCTTATAAGCTAAGGTGTAAATACCGACCTCATCAAATTCACCGTAAAACTTTATAATCAACCGATCTGAAATAGTCAGTAAAACGGCGGAAATACTAGTGAAAATGAGCGGCCCGCCATAGCGATACATTTCAATTCCATATTTCTTACTAAAGGAGAGACTTAAATTCCTTATTTGTAAGGGAAGAGTGGAAATCCAAAAAACCAGATTGGAAAAAAGGATTGCCTTTACCGCTCCGTAAACCTTCTCATCCTGATAGACTACGAAGTACCATACAAAGCCAATTAGAGTTGCGAACTTCAGTAAGACATAGAAAAAATACGCGACAGACTTTTCCTTTAGCCTCAGTAATTGGAGCGGAAGCAAGCCCAATACTTCGAAAGCAATCGAGAAAATGAGGAGCTTGAAATGAAGTTGATAATATGAGTTATCAAATATTAGCGTACTCAGTTGTTCCTTAAAAGGAAGAGCTACTCCTACGAATAGGAGGCTAAACAACATCAGCGAGCTTAGCGCTGTAAAGTAAAGTCTACGAAGCTCTTTATCAGATAGGTCATTGCTCCCGAAACGAAGAAATGCCGAAGGAATTTGCAATGAAATGACACC
This portion of the Cryomorphaceae bacterium 1068 genome encodes:
- a CDS encoding oligosaccharide flippase family protein, translating into MIKDFRNTLKQTVIYGLSNLSIKAAGVILLPLYTRSLSTTEFGELAILEVFAQFFVGVISLQIPSAFLRFGSNDLSDKELRRLYFTALSSLMLFSLLFVGVALPFKEQLSTLIFDNSYYQLHFKLLIFSIAFEVLGLLPLQLLRLKEKSVAYFFYVLLKFATLIGFVWYFVVYQDEKVYGAVKAILFSNLVFWISTLPLQIRNLSLSFSKKYGIEMYRYGGPLIFTSISAVLLTISDRLIIKFYGEFDEVGIYTLAYKIGSLSNLLIIASFSIAFLPIAFKKLSHPDFKPFFSKTLSIYVALIVILTLVVSVFGFELTKVFSSGEKAYWLAAILVPFIAFLFIFKALNNYLAYIFLLTKKTRYHAQVTLLGVFANIGLNFLLVADYGMYGAVAATGLSYCIMTIASYRWAKRLMPINYELMRIALIILSCAAFIALSIPLNDLDLLIRIFLKSLIIAAYLLLLYRFGTSTSERNRLTKLWKLLFSKGGIKKIVQEL
- a CDS encoding glycosyltransferase family 4 protein; this translates as MLEGSRILMLLDAPYPKDIRLEKEISALIDAGANVTLVCYRKEGEPRREKVDGCNVVRTAEVITNSKKGWVDIWNSISFINRPIKKVLDSLEVEFDVVHGHDLPIVNTALQFARERGIKCVFDVHENYPEALKVWFGWRRNHLIRLKNQMFFNYSRWIEREREMVQACDAVIAVVDEMKTRLCEIHDISTDKVTVVSNTEPKDRFDTIGKTDNSDLNRVVYVGGIGPHRGLDTAIKAMPEMLKYSDDFRLQIVGAGNSDTIGFLKQLVAERKLENYVEFTGHVPLEKALGYMRGAYLNIIPHHANEHTNNTIPHKLFQIMNSGFPLMVSSCLPLKRIVEDHKAGLVFEAGDSTSFAEQMAWSLKNQEQIARFTINARDAVQNKGLNWENDAGRLVALYSRLIGRSS